TTCCAATACTGACTAACAAAATAACCTCATTCGCATTTTTAATTGAAATACCGTTGTTCTTTTCTACTATTTCACCGCCAAATACTTTAGGGTATACTAATGTTTCAAATTTAATTTTTCCTTTTTTATTTTCATGATCACCACCAACACCTTCTAACTTCAAAAACTTATTTTCTGTTTTGATATTATGATTCAATTGTGGGCTATCCATAGTAATTTCAAAAGTCAAACTACTTGGTTTATCTGCCGTAAGATGGATTACCATGACTTGATCGGGATAGGACACAAAATATTCTCTTTTAAATTGAATTCCTTTAGCTGTATAACTAACCGAAGCCATGGCATTAGCTATGTTTAAATCTCTTCTATAGTTATAAACAGATTGTTGATTAGGAAAGTGTAAATTCAAATTGCCTACGGTTTGATAAGGCACACCATAATTGTTATTCTTTGGAGTGTCTTTTGGAAATACTTCGAGTGCCAGACTTTGGGCTTCTTTATAGTTTTCATCAAATAATAAGCGTCTAATTTCTTCTACTTCGTTAAAATAATCTTTTGTAATATTATTTCCCGGCTCGCCTGCCCAAACCGTTTCTTCATTTAACTGAATTTTATCATGGGTAATGCCTCCAAACAACATACCTCCAATTCTACCATTTCCAATAGGCAGTGCTTCGTTCCAGTTTTTTGCTGCAGATTCATACCACAGCACATTTTCGTCATTATCTTTTACTGAAAATGATGTTGTGCTTTGAGCATATCCCCTTAATAAACAAAGGAAACAACAAACAGAAACGATTATTTTATAATTCATATTTAAATAATTTAGATTTAGCTATAATCACTAAAACTCCAGTTTCAACACTTTGCCTTTCATTTGAAAACGTCCTTCAATGGTTTCTGTAGAATTTGCATTTAAACGTCCTTTAAATCCTGGTTGTTCACCTCCAACTGAAACCTTAAACCATCCTGGTTCAACAACAAAAGCTTCCTTTTTGTTTATCATACCAAGTTGTCTAGAGTTAATAGTAAATTCTACCTCTTGTTCCTCTCCCTTTTTCAGAGTGATTCGTTTAAAAGCTACTAATTGTCTTATAGGTCTTGGAGTTGATCCTTTTTCGTCGGATATATACACCTGTACAACCTCTTCTCCATCAAAATCTCCTGTATTTCTAATTTTAACACTAAGTTTAACAGCATCGGAAGTTGTTAAATTAGACGCTATTTTTAGATCACTATATAAAAATTTGGTATAACTCAAACCGTAACCAAATGGAAATAATGGTTCCTTAGAAAAGTAACGATAGGTACGTCCCTGCATATCGTAATTTTCAAAATCGGGTAATTGATCTACCGATTCGTAATATGTAACTGGCAGGCGCCCTGCTGGGTTATAATCACCAAACAAAACATCGGCAATAGCATTTCCACCTTGCTGTCCGGGATATCCCGCCGATACAATTGCAGCGGCGTGTTCTGCGGCATAATTTATAGATAAAGCACTACCATTAAGCAATACCACTACAACAGGTTTTCCTGTTTTAATAAGTGCCTTCATAAGGTTAACTTGTGCTTCAGGTAAATCTAAACTTGTACGATCACCACCTTCAAACCCTTTTAAACTCACGCCCATTTCCTCGCCTTCTAAACGTTCATTTAAACCTAATGCTAACACGATAACATCTGAATTCTTGGCTAAATCCACAGCTTTTTCCAACTGATTATTTTTAGGGGTACCCCATAATAATTTCGCTTCAGCTTCGCCATAGTAATTTTTAAACTTAACTTCTACATGATAAGTTTTACCTTTTTCAAAATGTATTTTTTTGGCATTAACTTTGGCGTGATGCGTAAATTTACCTCCGTCTTTTAAAGTTTCGGAAATAGTATATTCTTGGAAAGGTTTTGCCCAGTTACTAAAATAAAAATCTCCTGTTTCGGGAGCTATGATATACCCTGTCCAACGCACACTGTAATTTCCCATTTTCAATTTGGTGTGAGGCGGATTGACATCCCAAGTAAAATTTACTTGATCATCTATTTGCGTTAAAACAGGTGTTCCACTCCAATCTAAATTATCAAAATATTCAGCTTTTAAACCCTGTACACCTTCTTCGGTTCTTAAATAGACAGAAGGAATAACCTCCATGGTTGGCAGCCCTTCTGCTAATGGACCTCCTTCTTGATATGCAACTTCCACTTGAGGCTCTACTTTATTTCTAATTCCTTCAAGTACTGTAATTGGATTTTGAGGAGTTCCGCTATAATTACCTAAGAGCGATTGCACGTTATCAGCATTTGGACCGATAACTACAACTTTTTTTAATGACTTTGAAAGAGGAAGTATATTATCATTTTTTAATAAAACAATACTCTTTTGCGATGCTTTTCTTGCCAGACTATTATGTGCGGCATTATTATTTACCGAGAATGGAATTTGTGCATAAGGCACTATCGTATCAGCATCGAACATACCTAGCTTAAACCTTGCAGTATATAACCTAGTTAATGCTAAATTTAACTTGCCTTCGTCAATTAGTTTCTCTCTTACAGCTTCATTTAAATTTTTATAGGTACTTCCACAATTTAAATCACAACCTTCCATTAAGGCAAGCGCCGAAGCTTTGGCTGCTGTTTTAGTAATGTTATGATCTTTATAAATATCAGCAATGGCACCACAATCGGAAACAACATAACCATTGAACCCCCATGTGTTTCTTAAAATATTGAATAAAAGCGGACTTGAAC
This genomic interval from Tamlana carrageenivorans contains the following:
- a CDS encoding beta-glucosidase, with translation MKTYLKYLAFFGLLSTKALFAQQTYKFQNPELPIQERVDDLIAQLTLEEKIEQLMSDAPAIKRLGLPKYNWWNEALHGVARAGYATVFPQSITMAGSWDSELMFKVAQVISDEARAKHHEYKRNGQHDIYQGLTIWSPNINIFRDPRWGRGHETYGEDPYLTGQMGLQFVKGLQGDDPKYLKTVATAKHYAVHSGPEPLRHEFNVNVSTRDLWETYLPAFRTLVEEGNVHSIMTAYNRVRGEAASSSPLLFNILRNTWGFNGYVVSDCGAIADIYKDHNITKTAAKASALALMEGCDLNCGSTYKNLNEAVREKLIDEGKLNLALTRLYTARFKLGMFDADTIVPYAQIPFSVNNNAAHNSLARKASQKSIVLLKNDNILPLSKSLKKVVVIGPNADNVQSLLGNYSGTPQNPITVLEGIRNKVEPQVEVAYQEGGPLAEGLPTMEVIPSVYLRTEEGVQGLKAEYFDNLDWSGTPVLTQIDDQVNFTWDVNPPHTKLKMGNYSVRWTGYIIAPETGDFYFSNWAKPFQEYTISETLKDGGKFTHHAKVNAKKIHFEKGKTYHVEVKFKNYYGEAEAKLLWGTPKNNQLEKAVDLAKNSDVIVLALGLNERLEGEEMGVSLKGFEGGDRTSLDLPEAQVNLMKALIKTGKPVVVVLLNGSALSINYAAEHAAAIVSAGYPGQQGGNAIADVLFGDYNPAGRLPVTYYESVDQLPDFENYDMQGRTYRYFSKEPLFPFGYGLSYTKFLYSDLKIASNLTTSDAVKLSVKIRNTGDFDGEEVVQVYISDEKGSTPRPIRQLVAFKRITLKKGEEQEVEFTINSRQLGMINKKEAFVVEPGWFKVSVGGEQPGFKGRLNANSTETIEGRFQMKGKVLKLEF